GCGCTACAATATTTAGGTGGTGCCAAAATCTGTGGAATTATTGTCGGAGCTTTAAAACCAGTAGTGATGCTTTCTCGTTCTGATACCCGAGAAACCAAGTTATATTCATTAAGTTTAGGAAATATTGTTTCTTGAAAAGTTATGACAAACAAAAAGATTGTTTTTACTGATCAAGCTCCGCGGCCAATTGGACCTTACAGCCAAGCAGTAATTTTCGATCGTTTGGTATTTATATCTGGACAAATTGGCATTGATCCGCAAACTGGTGAATTAGTATCAGGCGGAGTAGCCGAAGAGACAAAACAGATTTTTAAAAATCTTAAAGAAATTCTAAGTGCGATTGGGCTTAATTTTTCCAATATTGTAAAAACTACGGTTTATCTTACTGATCTATCGACATTCAGTGTCATGAATGCAGTTTATGGTGAATATTTCGAAAGCAATTATCCAGCTCGTGCGACCGTTGAGGTTAAGGCACTTCCCAAAAAGGCCAAGGTAGAGATCGATGCAATAGCGGTACTCGAATAACAGTCTAACCAGCAACCACGGTTCAAAACGTGGTAATTATATTAGGAATTGGAAATCGTCTTAGAGGCGATGATGGTGTTGGAAGCATTATTGCGGAGGAGCTAAAAAAATACGAGCGTGAAAATTTTATTGTTTATGATTGCGAAACAACTCCCGAAAATTATATTGAGAAAGTTATTAGCGGAAATCCCCGGTGGATAATTTTTATCGATGCTTGCAATTTTAATGCACCTGCCGGTACCTTTAAAATATTTGAAGAAACTGAAATTTCTCAAATTACCAGCAAAGTTATTTCTACCCACACTTTGCCGATTACAGTTCTGATCGCATTAATAAAGCGTTCTTTGCCAAAAGCTAGAATTTCTCTAATAGGTGTCCAACCTAAAAGATTAAACTTTTGTAATAAATTAAGCAATGAACTTAATAAAACTAAAGCGAAAATTATTGATTTTATTTTGAAAAATATAAAAAATGTTAGCTTCGCGGATGAAACATCTTATAAGTCTCTCTAAGAAAAGTTCGATCAATTTGAGTATATATCTGGGTAGTCGCAATATTAGCATGTCCTAACATTTCTTGAACAGCTCGTAAATTAGCCCCTCCTTCAAGAAGATGTGTAGCGAAACTATGCCTAAAACTATGAGGTGTCACTTTTTTAGTAATTTTTGCTTTTTTAAGATATTCCTTGAGAATCTTGTGAAGCCCCATTCGAGAAAGTTTCTGACCTCTTGCGTTCACAAAAAGGTATGGAGAGTTATGTTTCTTTACGAAAAATGGTCGTGCAACTCTACAATATGTTGAAATTGCCTCTAACGCCGGTTTGCCAATTGGGACAATCCGTTC
This genomic window from candidate division WOR-3 bacterium contains:
- a CDS encoding RidA family protein — translated: MTNKKIVFTDQAPRPIGPYSQAVIFDRLVFISGQIGIDPQTGELVSGGVAEETKQIFKNLKEILSAIGLNFSNIVKTTVYLTDLSTFSVMNAVYGEYFESNYPARATVEVKALPKKAKVEIDAIAVLE
- a CDS encoding hydrogenase 3 maturation endopeptidase HyCI — translated: MVIILGIGNRLRGDDGVGSIIAEELKKYERENFIVYDCETTPENYIEKVISGNPRWIIFIDACNFNAPAGTFKIFEETEISQITSKVISTHTLPITVLIALIKRSLPKARISLIGVQPKRLNFCNKLSNELNKTKAKIIDFILKNIKNVSFADETSYKSL